A stretch of the Medicago truncatula cultivar Jemalong A17 chromosome 5, MtrunA17r5.0-ANR, whole genome shotgun sequence genome encodes the following:
- the LOC11433362 gene encoding uncharacterized protein isoform X2: MTAIVDSDNILLNISSDEINDFISEYTLEGKWDSVIRLYNKFPEQAHTAIISDSAGTALHVAIDLDEEFFVEKLVHAILMHNNLEALEIGNEHGDTPLHFAASRGFARICKCIIGSENERIYLLSCKNKNGETPFFQAAVNWRKQAFAYLAHISKGMVNLQELLVRNDGDSVLHTAIQGEHFDLAVIIANYYAFLSTHQNEEVSTPLYLLANKPSAFKSSSSLPWYKRILYYSIHVEPVDAERTMWSILREMEAPQIWIQTFGFPSNYITLCDFYQGLIVILSGKWFKKKKQHDIEDPSNDNRRPFNSENNLEGVLPPNYKTFRLFVRCISELTLRLFGDLKHIKIAKNNHIWSSQLLKALLKNAALTKRNYLDPVYMLTVGTSRMIEEKSERDKMAYVKEKAPILVAARNGIYEMVKEILIEAPTALRSTNSSKQNVLLVAVEYRKILVVKTLRKILESKHWNSASSKQEKLWNSASSKREEILNSASSKKEKLWNSLVLAKDDKQNTILHLAAEAQAVDKPGQNIARSALQMMWDMKWFQQLVCLWFSMVLRKFLCTIIF; this comes from the exons ATGACTGCTATTGTTGATAGTGATAACATATTACTCAACATTTCATCCGATGAAATTAACGATTTTATAAGTGAGTACACATTGGAAGGTAAATGGGATAGTGTAATAAGGTTGTACAATAAATTTCCAGAACAAGCTCACACAGCAATTATCTCTGATTCAGCTGGCACTGCATTACATGTAGCCATAGATTTAGACGAAGAATTTTTTGTCGAAAAGCTTGTGCATGCAATTTTAATGCATAATAATTTGGAGGCATTGGAAATTGGGAATGAACATGGAGACACACCATTGCATTTTGCAGCATCAAGGGGTTTTGCAAGAATATGTAAGTGTATAATTGGTAGTGAGAATGAGAGGATATATTTGTTGagttgtaaaaataaaaatggcgAGACACCTTTTTTTCAAGCTGCTGTTAATTGGAGAAAACAAGCTTTTGCTTATCTTGCTCATATTTCCAAAGGGATGGTCAATTTGCAAGAACTTCTTGTGCGAAATGATGGTGATAGTGTTCTTCACACTGCTATCCAGGGAGAACATTTcg ATTTAGCTGTGATAATAGCAAATTACTATGCTTTCCTTAGCACACATCAGAACGAAGAGGTATCCACTCCTCTGTATCTCCTTGCTAATAAGCCTTCAGCTTTCAAAAGTTCTAGCAGCCTACCATGGTATAAACGAATCCTATACTACA GCATACATGTGGAACCAGTGGATGCTGAAAGAACAATGTGGTCAATATTGAGAGAGATGGAGGCTCCTCAGATCTGGATCCAAACATTCGGATTCCCATCTAATTATATCACTTTGTGTGATTTTTATCAAGGGTTAATTGTCATTCTATCTG GAAAatggtttaaaaaaaagaaacaacacGACATAGAAGACCCATCAAATGACAATCGTCGTCCTTTTAATTCTGAGAATAATCTGGAAGGAGTTTTGCCACCAAATTACAAAACCTTTCGCCTATTTGTCAGATGTATATCTGAACTCACTCTTAGACTTTTTGGAG atTTAAAGCACATAAAGATTGCAAAGAACAATCACATATGGAGTAGTCAGCTGTTGAAGGCACTATTGAAGAATGCAGCATTAACGAAGAGGAACTATTTGGATCCTGTATATATGT TGACAGTTGGAACAAGCAggatgattgaagaaaaaagtgAACGAGACAAAATGGCATATGTGAAGGAGAAGGCACCAATTTTGGTTGCAGCTAGAAATGGCATATATGAAATGGTGAAAGAAATTCTAATCGAAGCACCAACTGCCCTCCGTAGTACTAACTCAAGCAAACAAAATGTATTGCTTGTTGCAGTAGAATACAGGAAAATCCTAGTTGTTAAGACTTTGAGAAagattctggaatcaaaacatTGGAATAGCGCCTcttcaaaacaagaaaaacttTGGAATAGCGCCTCTtcaaaaagagaagaaattttgaatagcgcctcttcaaaaaaagaaaaactttggAATAGCTTGGTTCTTGCAAAGGATGATAAGCAGAATACAATATTGCATTTGGCAGCAGAGGCACAAGCTGTTGATAAACCTGGACAGAATATTGCTAGGTCTGCATTACAAATGATGTGGGATATGAAATGGTTTCAG CAGCTTGTTTGCCTGTGGTTTTCTATGGTGCTGCGCAAATTCCTCTGTACCATTATCTTCTAA
- the LOC11433362 gene encoding uncharacterized protein isoform X1 translates to MTAIVDSDNILLNISSDEINDFISEYTLEGKWDSVIRLYNKFPEQAHTAIISDSAGTALHVAIDLDEEFFVEKLVHAILMHNNLEALEIGNEHGDTPLHFAASRGFARICKCIIGSENERIYLLSCKNKNGETPFFQAAVNWRKQAFAYLAHISKGMVNLQELLVRNDGDSVLHTAIQGEHFDLAVIIANYYAFLSTHQNEEVSTPLYLLANKPSAFKSSSSLPWYKRILYYSIHVEPVDAERTMWSILREMEAPQIWIQTFGFPSNYITLCDFYQGLIVILSGKWFKKKKQHDIEDPSNDNRRPFNSENNLEGVLPPNYKTFRLFVRCISELTLRLFGDLKHIKIAKNNHIWSSQLLKALLKNAALTKRNYLDPVYMLTVGTSRMIEEKSERDKMAYVKEKAPILVAARNGIYEMVKEILIEAPTALRSTNSSKQNVLLVAVEYRKILVVKTLRKILESKHWNSASSKQEKLWNSASSKREEILNSASSKKEKLWNSLVLAKDDKQNTILHLAAEAQAVDKPGQNIARSALQMMWDMKWFQYIKSLVPEHLHLTSNNKGKTAENIFKESHEGLIKDSNEWLKNTADSCSVVAALVAGASFTTTSAVPGGTTEGRPVLEGNPAFNVFLFASLSGLCFSFTALIMFLFVLTSQKRAKDFRRDLPLKLYIGLISLFVSIASMIVSFCTGYFFLLSHKFKLILFSISAAACLPVVFYGAAQIPLYHYLLTAIFTKIPRAIDDVDIF, encoded by the exons ATGACTGCTATTGTTGATAGTGATAACATATTACTCAACATTTCATCCGATGAAATTAACGATTTTATAAGTGAGTACACATTGGAAGGTAAATGGGATAGTGTAATAAGGTTGTACAATAAATTTCCAGAACAAGCTCACACAGCAATTATCTCTGATTCAGCTGGCACTGCATTACATGTAGCCATAGATTTAGACGAAGAATTTTTTGTCGAAAAGCTTGTGCATGCAATTTTAATGCATAATAATTTGGAGGCATTGGAAATTGGGAATGAACATGGAGACACACCATTGCATTTTGCAGCATCAAGGGGTTTTGCAAGAATATGTAAGTGTATAATTGGTAGTGAGAATGAGAGGATATATTTGTTGagttgtaaaaataaaaatggcgAGACACCTTTTTTTCAAGCTGCTGTTAATTGGAGAAAACAAGCTTTTGCTTATCTTGCTCATATTTCCAAAGGGATGGTCAATTTGCAAGAACTTCTTGTGCGAAATGATGGTGATAGTGTTCTTCACACTGCTATCCAGGGAGAACATTTcg ATTTAGCTGTGATAATAGCAAATTACTATGCTTTCCTTAGCACACATCAGAACGAAGAGGTATCCACTCCTCTGTATCTCCTTGCTAATAAGCCTTCAGCTTTCAAAAGTTCTAGCAGCCTACCATGGTATAAACGAATCCTATACTACA GCATACATGTGGAACCAGTGGATGCTGAAAGAACAATGTGGTCAATATTGAGAGAGATGGAGGCTCCTCAGATCTGGATCCAAACATTCGGATTCCCATCTAATTATATCACTTTGTGTGATTTTTATCAAGGGTTAATTGTCATTCTATCTG GAAAatggtttaaaaaaaagaaacaacacGACATAGAAGACCCATCAAATGACAATCGTCGTCCTTTTAATTCTGAGAATAATCTGGAAGGAGTTTTGCCACCAAATTACAAAACCTTTCGCCTATTTGTCAGATGTATATCTGAACTCACTCTTAGACTTTTTGGAG atTTAAAGCACATAAAGATTGCAAAGAACAATCACATATGGAGTAGTCAGCTGTTGAAGGCACTATTGAAGAATGCAGCATTAACGAAGAGGAACTATTTGGATCCTGTATATATGT TGACAGTTGGAACAAGCAggatgattgaagaaaaaagtgAACGAGACAAAATGGCATATGTGAAGGAGAAGGCACCAATTTTGGTTGCAGCTAGAAATGGCATATATGAAATGGTGAAAGAAATTCTAATCGAAGCACCAACTGCCCTCCGTAGTACTAACTCAAGCAAACAAAATGTATTGCTTGTTGCAGTAGAATACAGGAAAATCCTAGTTGTTAAGACTTTGAGAAagattctggaatcaaaacatTGGAATAGCGCCTcttcaaaacaagaaaaacttTGGAATAGCGCCTCTtcaaaaagagaagaaattttgaatagcgcctcttcaaaaaaagaaaaactttggAATAGCTTGGTTCTTGCAAAGGATGATAAGCAGAATACAATATTGCATTTGGCAGCAGAGGCACAAGCTGTTGATAAACCTGGACAGAATATTGCTAGGTCTGCATTACAAATGATGTGGGATATGAAATGGTTTCAG TATATCAAAAGCCTTGTGCCAGAACACTTACATTTGACAAGCAACAACAAAGGCAAAACAGCTGAAAATATCTTCAAGGAATCACATGAAGGTCTTATAAAAGACAGCAATGAATGGCTAAAAAACACAGCAGATTCCTGCTCGGTTGTAGCCGCGCTTGTCGCTGGTGCTTCCTTCACCACAACAAGTGCAGTACCTGGCGGAACAACTGAGGGTAGACCAGTATTAGAAGGCAATCCTGCATTCAATGTCTTCCTCTTTGCTTCGCTTAGTGGCCTTTGTTTCTCTTTCACCGCACTCATCATGTTCCTTTTTGTTCTCACATCTCAAAAACGAGCAAAAGATTTTCGCAGGGATTTGCCACTGAAACTTTATATCGGGCTAATTTCACTTTTTGTGTCGATTGCTTCTATGATTGTTTCGTTCTGCACTGGCTACTTTTTTCTGCTTAGCCACAAATTTAAGTTGATTTTGTTCTCAATTTCTGCAGCAGCTTGTTTGCCTGTGGTTTTCTATGGTGCTGCGCAAATTCCTCTGTACCATTATCTTCTAACAGCTATTTTCACTAAGATACCAAGGGCAATTGATGACGTTGACATTTTTTAA
- the LOC11433362 gene encoding uncharacterized protein isoform X3 encodes MTAIVDSDNILLNISSDEINDFISEYTLEGKWDSVIRLYNKFPEQAHTAIISDSAGTALHVAIDLDEEFFVEKLVHAILMHNNLEALEIGNEHGDTPLHFAASRGFARICKCIIGSENERIYLLSCKNKNGETPFFQAAVNWRKQAFAYLAHISKGMVNLQELLVRNDGDSVLHTAIQGEHFDLAVIIANYYAFLSTHQNEEVSTPLYLLANKPSAFKSSSSLPWYKRILYYSIHVEPVDAERTMWSILREMEAPQIWIQTFGFPSNYITLCDFYQGLIVILSGKWFKKKKQHDIEDPSNDNRRPFNSENNLEGVLPPNYKTFRLFVRCISELTLRLFGDLKHIKIAKNNHIWSSQLLKALLKNAALTKRNYLDPVYMLTVGTSRMIEEKSERDKMAYVKEKAPILVAARNGIYEMVKEILIEAPTALRSTNSSKQNVLLVAVEYRKILVVKTLRKILESKHWNSASSKQEKLWNSASSKREEILNSASSKKEKLWNSLVLAKDDKQNTILHLAAEAQAVDKPGQNIARSALQMMWDMKWFQLVCLWFSMVLRKFLCTIIF; translated from the exons ATGACTGCTATTGTTGATAGTGATAACATATTACTCAACATTTCATCCGATGAAATTAACGATTTTATAAGTGAGTACACATTGGAAGGTAAATGGGATAGTGTAATAAGGTTGTACAATAAATTTCCAGAACAAGCTCACACAGCAATTATCTCTGATTCAGCTGGCACTGCATTACATGTAGCCATAGATTTAGACGAAGAATTTTTTGTCGAAAAGCTTGTGCATGCAATTTTAATGCATAATAATTTGGAGGCATTGGAAATTGGGAATGAACATGGAGACACACCATTGCATTTTGCAGCATCAAGGGGTTTTGCAAGAATATGTAAGTGTATAATTGGTAGTGAGAATGAGAGGATATATTTGTTGagttgtaaaaataaaaatggcgAGACACCTTTTTTTCAAGCTGCTGTTAATTGGAGAAAACAAGCTTTTGCTTATCTTGCTCATATTTCCAAAGGGATGGTCAATTTGCAAGAACTTCTTGTGCGAAATGATGGTGATAGTGTTCTTCACACTGCTATCCAGGGAGAACATTTcg ATTTAGCTGTGATAATAGCAAATTACTATGCTTTCCTTAGCACACATCAGAACGAAGAGGTATCCACTCCTCTGTATCTCCTTGCTAATAAGCCTTCAGCTTTCAAAAGTTCTAGCAGCCTACCATGGTATAAACGAATCCTATACTACA GCATACATGTGGAACCAGTGGATGCTGAAAGAACAATGTGGTCAATATTGAGAGAGATGGAGGCTCCTCAGATCTGGATCCAAACATTCGGATTCCCATCTAATTATATCACTTTGTGTGATTTTTATCAAGGGTTAATTGTCATTCTATCTG GAAAatggtttaaaaaaaagaaacaacacGACATAGAAGACCCATCAAATGACAATCGTCGTCCTTTTAATTCTGAGAATAATCTGGAAGGAGTTTTGCCACCAAATTACAAAACCTTTCGCCTATTTGTCAGATGTATATCTGAACTCACTCTTAGACTTTTTGGAG atTTAAAGCACATAAAGATTGCAAAGAACAATCACATATGGAGTAGTCAGCTGTTGAAGGCACTATTGAAGAATGCAGCATTAACGAAGAGGAACTATTTGGATCCTGTATATATGT TGACAGTTGGAACAAGCAggatgattgaagaaaaaagtgAACGAGACAAAATGGCATATGTGAAGGAGAAGGCACCAATTTTGGTTGCAGCTAGAAATGGCATATATGAAATGGTGAAAGAAATTCTAATCGAAGCACCAACTGCCCTCCGTAGTACTAACTCAAGCAAACAAAATGTATTGCTTGTTGCAGTAGAATACAGGAAAATCCTAGTTGTTAAGACTTTGAGAAagattctggaatcaaaacatTGGAATAGCGCCTcttcaaaacaagaaaaacttTGGAATAGCGCCTCTtcaaaaagagaagaaattttgaatagcgcctcttcaaaaaaagaaaaactttggAATAGCTTGGTTCTTGCAAAGGATGATAAGCAGAATACAATATTGCATTTGGCAGCAGAGGCACAAGCTGTTGATAAACCTGGACAGAATATTGCTAGGTCTGCATTACAAATGATGTGGGATATGAAATGGTTTCAG CTTGTTTGCCTGTGGTTTTCTATGGTGCTGCGCAAATTCCTCTGTACCATTATCTTCTAA
- the LOC11429823 gene encoding vacuolar protein sorting-associated protein 29 yields MVLVLALGDMHIPHRAPDIPAKFKSMLVPGKIQHIICTGNLCIKEVHDYLKTLCPDLHITRGEYDEDSRYPETKTLTIGQFKLGLCHGHQVIPWGDLDSLAMLQRQLDVDILVTGHTHQFTAYKHEGGVVINPGSASGAYSSMTYDVNPSFVLMDIDALRVVVYVYELIDGEVKVDKIDFKKTSTSVPAL; encoded by the exons ATGGTGCTGGTCTTGGCCCTAGGGGATATGCACATACCCCATAGGGCGCCTGATATTCCTGCGAAGTTCAAATCCATGCTTGTCCCTGGCAAGATCCAGCACATCATTTGTACTGGAAACTTGTGTATTAAA GAAGTCCATGACTACCTAAAGACTCTTTGTCCTGACCTGCATATAACTCGTGGTGagtatgatgaagattcaagataTCCAGAGACCAAGACACTAACCATTGGCCAATTTAAGTTGGGACTGTGCCATGGTCATCag GTTATTCCATGGGGAGACCTGGACTCGCTGGCGATGCTACAGAGACAGCTTGATGTAGATATCCTTGTCACAGGTCACACCCATCAGTTTACTGCTTACAAACATGAGGGTGGTGTGGTTATAAATCCAGGTTCTGCATCTGGTGCCTACAGCAGCATGACCTATGACGTGAACCCAAGTTTTGTGCTCATGGACATCGATGCTCTGCGTGTCGTGGTCTATGTATATGAACTTATTGATGGAGAGGTTAAGGTTGACAAGATTGATTTTAAGAAAACATCGACAAGCGTCCCTGCTCTTTGA